The proteins below are encoded in one region of Effusibacillus dendaii:
- a CDS encoding site-specific integrase yields the protein MASIEKRGKNSFRLVVEAGYDANGKRIKRTKTVKVKTKREAEIELAKFVAEVQSGEYIAPEKMTLSAFSEREWLPKYAEKKFAPSSLKHYTYQLRAQILPALGHLRLDQIKTMHLINFFNELDKPTARKDGKEKPLSGATKQFIYKVLKNVLDRAKDWQVIQNNPIDGVKMPARDNVEMKYYDSSEAKKVIQKLYEEPALWRLYFIASMIGGFRRGELLALEWRHVDFDEGTFSIEQSLSLTVDKQPIIKPPKTKSSIRKVDMPEWYMEELRQYRLEWVKYKDDVGDAWEEEREFVFHNEFGRPFHFHTPTIKWRDFIKKHGLKKIRLHDLRHTAATLLIETAIEQGIDADVTLKGVQQRLGHSTFAMTADTYAKVTKRMSKKLAGNLEVFDPRKFVPNSSPKDKSI from the coding sequence ATGGCATCGATAGAGAAACGCGGGAAAAACAGCTTTCGGTTAGTTGTGGAAGCGGGATATGACGCAAACGGAAAGCGGATCAAGCGAACAAAAACAGTCAAAGTGAAAACCAAACGGGAAGCAGAAATCGAACTGGCTAAGTTTGTTGCGGAAGTTCAATCCGGTGAGTATATCGCCCCAGAAAAGATGACGCTTTCTGCTTTCTCCGAGAGAGAATGGTTACCCAAATACGCCGAAAAGAAATTCGCTCCCTCATCACTGAAGCATTACACCTACCAATTACGAGCACAGATCCTTCCTGCTCTTGGACATTTGCGGCTCGATCAAATAAAAACCATGCATCTTATTAACTTTTTTAACGAATTGGACAAGCCTACCGCACGAAAGGACGGAAAAGAGAAGCCGCTTTCGGGAGCCACAAAACAATTCATATACAAGGTTCTGAAAAATGTTCTGGATCGTGCGAAAGATTGGCAAGTCATACAAAACAATCCTATAGACGGCGTAAAGATGCCAGCTCGCGATAATGTAGAAATGAAATATTACGACAGCTCAGAAGCAAAGAAGGTCATTCAGAAACTATACGAAGAACCTGCTCTATGGAGATTGTATTTTATCGCTTCCATGATCGGCGGATTTCGGCGCGGGGAATTGTTGGCTTTAGAGTGGCGACATGTAGATTTTGATGAAGGCACGTTTAGCATCGAGCAGTCTCTTTCGTTGACGGTCGATAAACAACCGATTATAAAACCGCCTAAGACTAAAAGTTCCATTCGGAAGGTAGATATGCCAGAATGGTATATGGAAGAACTTAGGCAATATCGGTTAGAATGGGTAAAGTATAAGGATGACGTTGGGGACGCATGGGAGGAAGAACGCGAATTTGTTTTTCACAACGAATTCGGCCGACCGTTTCATTTCCACACCCCAACAATCAAATGGCGGGACTTCATCAAAAAACACGGACTAAAAAAGATCCGGTTGCATGACCTTAGACACACGGCCGCCACTCTGTTGATAGAAACTGCAATTGAGCAGGGAATTGATGCGGATGTGACGCTGAAAGGCGTTCAGCAACGACTCGGACATTCCACGTTTGCTATGACGGCCGACACTTACGCGAAGGTAACGAAACGAATGAGCAAAAAGCTGGCGGGGAACCTGGAAGTATTTGACCCGAGAAAATTCGTCCCCAATTCGTCCCCAAAGGATAAAAGCATATAA